GCCGGGGTATTAGGGTTCTCGTCAACATTTAATTTCCCAATTTTTATTTTTCCATGATACTTTTGGGCAAGCTCCTCTAAAATAGGGGTAATCATTTTGCAGGGGCCACACCATTCTGCCCAAAAATCAACGAGTACAGGTTGGGAATCAACTTGTAATACTTCTTTTTCAAAGGAAGCATCGTTAAGAGTAATAGTGGATGAGTTATTCATGGTAGTAACCTATTTGACCTCAAAAAAATGGTTGACAAATTATACTCATGCAAATGAGTTTTTTGGGACGGGACCGCATAGTGAAGCAACCGGAGTGTATATAATATACAAGATTGCGAATTGATCGGCAACGTAGTCAAAAATTCAAGTGCGAAGCGTATATTATTCATGCTCAGGGGCGACAACGTAAATACCAGGAGCATTCCGTAAGTAACCGTTATAGTCCATTCCATACCCAAAAACAAAACCATGATCCATAGTAATAGCGGTAAAATCTGCCGAGGTTGTTCCTCCCGGTAAACGGTCCGCTTTTTGTTTATCGAGTAAGACGGCAGTATATACTGTCTGTGCCCCCTGTTCATGACAATAATCAACGATGGCAGCTAATGTCAAGCCACCATCTAGAATATCTTCAATAATCAATATATTACGACCTTTGAGAGATACACGCGGTTTAGCTATCCAGAGTATTTCAGCTTGCCCAACGGTTTCCTGTGAATAGCGTGTAGCATGAACATAGTCGAGTTCTAATGGAAAATCTAGGCGTGGAAGTAAGTTTCCTGCTGGAATAAGACCTCCAATCATAACACATAAGACGACGGGATTGCTTTCACTTAATTTATCGCTAATGGCCTTAGCCATGTTATCTAAACCTTTTTCGATTTCTTCTTTAGTAAAAAGACGAGTCGCTTTTCTTTCGACTTCTTGTATATGACTTGGAATTAACATGAATGCATCCTAATGTTCGAATAGAGGTTTTAATAGGTTAACCGCACTACGCCAGGCGTCAGTTTGCTGTAGAGCAGGGAGGGTTAGTGTGCGACGAGGAAATAATTTTTGCAAGTGCTGGGAATTATAAAGTTTAATGAGTTCAGGAGAGTGCGCTAAATTTTCCAAAGCTAAAATAGCATCTTTTCGGCAATTACAAACTAATAATGCATCGCATCCGGCTTGTAAAGCCAGTCGTATACGT
The Candidatus Rickettsiella isopodorum DNA segment above includes these coding regions:
- a CDS encoding hypoxanthine-guanine phosphoribosyltransferase; amino-acid sequence: MLIPSHIQEVERKATRLFTKEEIEKGLDNMAKAISDKLSESNPVVLCVMIGGLIPAGNLLPRLDFPLELDYVHATRYSQETVGQAEILWIAKPRVSLKGRNILIIEDILDGGLTLAAIVDYCHEQGAQTVYTAVLLDKQKADRLPGGTTSADFTAITMDHGFVFGYGMDYNGYLRNAPGIYVVAPEHE
- the trxA gene encoding thioredoxin TrxA; amino-acid sequence: MNNSSTITLNDASFEKEVLQVDSQPVLVDFWAEWCGPCKMITPILEELAQKYHGKIKIGKLNVDENPNTPAKYGVRGIPTLILFKDGKALETKVGALSKSQLEAFLDKHLA